A stretch of the Solanum dulcamara chromosome 6, daSolDulc1.2, whole genome shotgun sequence genome encodes the following:
- the LOC129892633 gene encoding protein VTE6, chloroplastic isoform X2: MAFSSLSTSGLPLLPHFQKPKLSFFTSNLQTPFEPFPQLSTLNPRHHQKMSTMKAQASVTDLGIVERAIQLVQSSPPTWKSALLSNIIIFTVGSPLLVSGLSLSGIGAAFLLGTLTWRAFGSSGFLLVATYFVIGTAVTKVKMAQKEAQGVAEKRKGRRGPGSVIGSSAAGCVCAFLSINGVGGEAFTRLWELAFVASFCTKLSDTVSSEIGKAYGRTTYLVTTFKIVPRGTEGAVSAEGTLAGLLASVLLAFVGYLKGQERHALI; encoded by the exons atggcTTTTTCAAGTCTTTCAACATCGGGACTTCCATTACTTCCCCATTTTCAAAAACCAAAGCTTTCATTTTTCACTTCAAATCTCCAAACCCCATTTGAACCATTTCCTCAATTGTCGACTTTAAACCCTAGACATCATCAGAAAATGTCAACAATGAAAGCACAAGCATCAGTTACTGATCTTGGAATTGTCGAAAGAGCAATACAATTGGTTCAATCTTCACCACCCACGTGGAAATCTGCTTTGCTGAGTaatatcatcatctttactgTGGGTTCTCCACTTTTAGTCTCTGGTTTGTCACTTTCTGGTATTGGGGCTGCTTTCTTGCTTGGTACTCTTACTTGGAGAGCTTTTGGGTCTTCTGGGTTTCTTCTTGTTgctacatattttgttatt GGCACCGCTGTGACTAAGGTGAAAATGGCTCAGAAAGAGGCTCAAGGGGTTGCAGAGAAGAGGAAAGGAAGGAGAGGACCTGGAAGCGTGATAGGCTCCAGTGCAGCCGGTTGTGTTTGTGCATTCTTATCAATTAATGGTGTTGGTGGGGAGGCGTTTACTCGCCTCTGGGAGCTTGCATTTGTAGCCAGTTTCTGTACCAAGTTGAGTGATACTGTCTCGAGCGAGATAGGAAAGGCATATGGTAGAACTAC GTATCTTGTCACCACATTCAAGATAGTGCCTCGGGGTACTGAAGGGGCTGTGAGTGCTGAGGGAACCTTAGCTGGGCTTCTTGCTTCAGTTCTCCTTGCTTTTGTTGGTTATCTAAAGGGTCAG GAAAGGCATGCTCTCATATAG
- the LOC129892633 gene encoding protein VTE6, chloroplastic isoform X1 — protein sequence MAFSSLSTSGLPLLPHFQKPKLSFFTSNLQTPFEPFPQLSTLNPRHHQKMSTMKAQASVTDLGIVERAIQLVQSSPPTWKSALLSNIIIFTVGSPLLVSGLSLSGIGAAFLLGTLTWRAFGSSGFLLVATYFVIGTAVTKVKMAQKEAQGVAEKRKGRRGPGSVIGSSAAGCVCAFLSINGVGGEAFTRLWELAFVASFCTKLSDTVSSEIGKAYGRTTYLVTTFKIVPRGTEGAVSAEGTLAGLLASVLLAFVGYLKGQINGPGAAICVIAAQIANFGESLIGASLQEKEGFRWLNNDVVNVINISLGSILAVLMQKIILQS from the exons atggcTTTTTCAAGTCTTTCAACATCGGGACTTCCATTACTTCCCCATTTTCAAAAACCAAAGCTTTCATTTTTCACTTCAAATCTCCAAACCCCATTTGAACCATTTCCTCAATTGTCGACTTTAAACCCTAGACATCATCAGAAAATGTCAACAATGAAAGCACAAGCATCAGTTACTGATCTTGGAATTGTCGAAAGAGCAATACAATTGGTTCAATCTTCACCACCCACGTGGAAATCTGCTTTGCTGAGTaatatcatcatctttactgTGGGTTCTCCACTTTTAGTCTCTGGTTTGTCACTTTCTGGTATTGGGGCTGCTTTCTTGCTTGGTACTCTTACTTGGAGAGCTTTTGGGTCTTCTGGGTTTCTTCTTGTTgctacatattttgttatt GGCACCGCTGTGACTAAGGTGAAAATGGCTCAGAAAGAGGCTCAAGGGGTTGCAGAGAAGAGGAAAGGAAGGAGAGGACCTGGAAGCGTGATAGGCTCCAGTGCAGCCGGTTGTGTTTGTGCATTCTTATCAATTAATGGTGTTGGTGGGGAGGCGTTTACTCGCCTCTGGGAGCTTGCATTTGTAGCCAGTTTCTGTACCAAGTTGAGTGATACTGTCTCGAGCGAGATAGGAAAGGCATATGGTAGAACTAC GTATCTTGTCACCACATTCAAGATAGTGCCTCGGGGTACTGAAGGGGCTGTGAGTGCTGAGGGAACCTTAGCTGGGCTTCTTGCTTCAGTTCTCCTTGCTTTTGTTGGTTATCTAAAGGGTCAG ATTAACGGACCTGGGGCTGCAATATGTGTAATAGCCGCCCAGATAGCAAACTTTGGTGAAAGTCTAATAGGTGCTTCACTTCAAGAGAAAGAAGGATTTCGTTGG CTCAACAATGATGTTGTCAACGTCATCAACATATCCTTGGGAAGTATCTTGGCCGTTCTAATGCAGAAAATTATACTCCAAAGTTAG